A portion of the Anoplopoma fimbria isolate UVic2021 breed Golden Eagle Sablefish chromosome 15, Afim_UVic_2022, whole genome shotgun sequence genome contains these proteins:
- the numb gene encoding protein numb homolog isoform X1 — translation MNKLRQSFRRKKDVYVPESSRPHQWQTDEEAVRSGKCSFAVKYLGHVEVEESRGMHICEDAVKRLKTDRKFFKGFFAKAGKKPVRAVLWVSADGLRVVDDKTKDLILDQTIEKVSFCAPDRNFERAFSYICRDGTTRRWICHCFMAIKDSGERLSHAVGCAFAACLERKQKREKECGVTATFDANRTTFTREGSFRVTTATEAAEREEVMRQLQDAKKAETDVKVAGNSATSVTNSSAHPTGGSPSPSSSPPLSMASLGPQVIPRRHAPAEALARQGSFRGFPVLSQKTSPFKRQMSLRMNELPSTMQRKSDFPMTNTVPEVEGESDSISSLCTQITSAFSGPPEDPFSSAPMPKPASSPQSPVAPVNGSAPAFSVVAAAVAAAAAAVNPPVLPPALPARETNPWAKTPAGAPASAQPGSNWSSPTPVIVVPPSSSPSMSAHRRTPSEADRWLEEVTKSVRGPPPNPIMAAAALPAQFSAPVAMPVASVPSVAPVAFMSPLPSAVPMLPPRQPAFHVQAPASYPMPNGLPFPQPNVPVVGITPSQMVANVFGSATQPQPFPVPASATPHHDPQAVCHISPFIKPPPSNAVAPAPLHPSNGSVTFNGADNWAAHSQLAPSSPANQPPIQPAEDIFEAQWAALEGRSRQRTTPSPTNPFSTELHKTFEIQL, via the exons ATGAATAAGCTACGGCAGAGCTTCCGCCGGAAGAAAGACGTCTACGTGCCGGAGTCGAGTCGGCCGCACCAGTGGCAGACGGACGAGGAGGCCGTCCGCAGCGGCAAATGTAGCTTTGCGGTCAAG TACCTGGGAcatgtggaggtggaggagtccCGAGGCATGCACATCTGCGAGGATGCAGTGAAGCGGCTTAAGACG GACAGGAAATTCTTCAAAGGATTCTTTGCAAAA GCTGGGAAGAAGCCAGTGCGTGCCGTGTTGTGGGTTTCAGCAGACGGTCTTCGCGTTGTAGACGACAAAACAAAG GACCTGATTCTGGACCAGACAATAGAGAAGGTGTCGTTCTGCGCTCCGGACCGTAACTTTGAGAGGGCGTTCTCCTACATCTGCAGAGACGGCACCACGCGGCGCTGGATCTGCCACTGTTTTATGGCCATTAAGGACTCG GGAGAGCGTCTCAGTCACGCTGTGGGTTGTGCCTTCGCCGCCTGTCTGGAGCGAAAACAGAAACGGGAGAAGGAGTGTGGGGTCACGGCAACCTTCGACGCCAACAGAACCACTTTCACCCGCGAGGGCTCGTTTCGTGTGACGACGGCAACGGAGGCGGCAGAGCGGGAGGAAGTCATGAGGCAGCTACAGGACGCTAAAAAAG CGGAGACAGATGTGAAGGTTGCTGGGAACTCAGCCACCAGTGTGACAAACTCCTCGGCACACCCGACGGGAGGCTCCCCCTCCCCCTcgtcctcccctcctctctccatggCCAGCCTGGGACCCCAGGTGATCCCACGCAGACACGCACCTGCCGAGGCTCTGGCCAGGCAGGGCTCCTTCAGGGGCTTCCCGGTGCTCAGTCAGAAGACCTCTCCCTTCAAACGACAGATGTCACTGCGCATGAACGAGCTGCCCTCCACCATGCAGCGCAAGTCTGACTTCCCCATGACGAACACAG TCCCTGAGGTAGAAGGAGAAAGCGACAGCATTAGCTCGCTGTGCACTCAGATCACCTCGGCGTTCAGCGGACCCCCAGAGGACCCCTTCTCCTCGGCACCAATGCCCAAACCAGCGTCATCCCCTCAGTCTCCTGTAGCACCGG TGAACGGCTCAGCTCCTGCCTtctctgttgttgctgctgctgttgctgctgctgctgctgctgttaaccCCCCAGTTCTGCCCCCCGCTCTGCCTGCTCGAGAAACTAACCCCTGGGCTAAAACTCCAGCAGGAGCCCCGGCCTCAGCGCAGCCAG GAAGTAACTGGTCATCTCCTACCCCGGTGATCGTGGTCCCCCCCTCGTCCTCCCCGTCCATGTCCGCCCACAGACGCACGCCATCAGAAGCCGACCGGTGGTTAGAAGAAGTCACCAAGTCGGTCCGAGGCCCGCCGCCCAATCCCATCATGGCGGCCGCCGCGCTCCCCGCCCAGTTCTCCGCCCCTGTGGCGATGCCTGTGGCGTCCGTTCCCTCCGTCGCCCCGGTGGCCTTCATGTCCCCTCTGCCCTCCGCCGTGCCCATGTTGCCCCCCCGCCAGCCCGCCTTCCACGTTCAGGCTCCGGCCTCCTACCCGATGCCCAACGGGCTGCCGTTCCCTCAGCCCAACGTGCCCGTGGTCGGCATCACTCCTTCACAGATGGTGGCGAATGTGTTCGGCTCGGCGACGCAGCCCCAGCCGTTCCCCGTCCCGGCCTCCGCCACGCCCCATCATGATCCCCAGGCCGTCTGTCACATCAGCCCGTTCATCAAACCCCCTCCATCCAACGCAGTGGCCCCCGCTCCCCTCCATCCGTCCAACGGTAGCGTGACCTTTAACGGGGCAGATAACTGGGCGGCGCATTCCCAACTCGCTCCATCCTCCCCGGCCAACCAGCCGCCCATACAGCCGGCGGAAGACATCTTTGAGGCCCAGTGGGCGGCGTTGGAGGGCCGCTCGCGCCAGCGCACCACACCCTCCCCGACAAATCCCTTCTCCACTGAGCTGCACAAGACCTTTGAGATCCAGCTCTGA
- the numb gene encoding protein numb homolog isoform X2 encodes MNKLRQSFRRKKDVYVPESSRPHQWQTDEEAVRSGKCSFAVKYLGHVEVEESRGMHICEDAVKRLKTAGKKPVRAVLWVSADGLRVVDDKTKDLILDQTIEKVSFCAPDRNFERAFSYICRDGTTRRWICHCFMAIKDSGERLSHAVGCAFAACLERKQKREKECGVTATFDANRTTFTREGSFRVTTATEAAEREEVMRQLQDAKKAETDVKVAGNSATSVTNSSAHPTGGSPSPSSSPPLSMASLGPQVIPRRHAPAEALARQGSFRGFPVLSQKTSPFKRQMSLRMNELPSTMQRKSDFPMTNTVPEVEGESDSISSLCTQITSAFSGPPEDPFSSAPMPKPASSPQSPVAPVNGSAPAFSVVAAAVAAAAAAVNPPVLPPALPARETNPWAKTPAGAPASAQPGSNWSSPTPVIVVPPSSSPSMSAHRRTPSEADRWLEEVTKSVRGPPPNPIMAAAALPAQFSAPVAMPVASVPSVAPVAFMSPLPSAVPMLPPRQPAFHVQAPASYPMPNGLPFPQPNVPVVGITPSQMVANVFGSATQPQPFPVPASATPHHDPQAVCHISPFIKPPPSNAVAPAPLHPSNGSVTFNGADNWAAHSQLAPSSPANQPPIQPAEDIFEAQWAALEGRSRQRTTPSPTNPFSTELHKTFEIQL; translated from the exons ATGAATAAGCTACGGCAGAGCTTCCGCCGGAAGAAAGACGTCTACGTGCCGGAGTCGAGTCGGCCGCACCAGTGGCAGACGGACGAGGAGGCCGTCCGCAGCGGCAAATGTAGCTTTGCGGTCAAG TACCTGGGAcatgtggaggtggaggagtccCGAGGCATGCACATCTGCGAGGATGCAGTGAAGCGGCTTAAGACG GCTGGGAAGAAGCCAGTGCGTGCCGTGTTGTGGGTTTCAGCAGACGGTCTTCGCGTTGTAGACGACAAAACAAAG GACCTGATTCTGGACCAGACAATAGAGAAGGTGTCGTTCTGCGCTCCGGACCGTAACTTTGAGAGGGCGTTCTCCTACATCTGCAGAGACGGCACCACGCGGCGCTGGATCTGCCACTGTTTTATGGCCATTAAGGACTCG GGAGAGCGTCTCAGTCACGCTGTGGGTTGTGCCTTCGCCGCCTGTCTGGAGCGAAAACAGAAACGGGAGAAGGAGTGTGGGGTCACGGCAACCTTCGACGCCAACAGAACCACTTTCACCCGCGAGGGCTCGTTTCGTGTGACGACGGCAACGGAGGCGGCAGAGCGGGAGGAAGTCATGAGGCAGCTACAGGACGCTAAAAAAG CGGAGACAGATGTGAAGGTTGCTGGGAACTCAGCCACCAGTGTGACAAACTCCTCGGCACACCCGACGGGAGGCTCCCCCTCCCCCTcgtcctcccctcctctctccatggCCAGCCTGGGACCCCAGGTGATCCCACGCAGACACGCACCTGCCGAGGCTCTGGCCAGGCAGGGCTCCTTCAGGGGCTTCCCGGTGCTCAGTCAGAAGACCTCTCCCTTCAAACGACAGATGTCACTGCGCATGAACGAGCTGCCCTCCACCATGCAGCGCAAGTCTGACTTCCCCATGACGAACACAG TCCCTGAGGTAGAAGGAGAAAGCGACAGCATTAGCTCGCTGTGCACTCAGATCACCTCGGCGTTCAGCGGACCCCCAGAGGACCCCTTCTCCTCGGCACCAATGCCCAAACCAGCGTCATCCCCTCAGTCTCCTGTAGCACCGG TGAACGGCTCAGCTCCTGCCTtctctgttgttgctgctgctgttgctgctgctgctgctgctgttaaccCCCCAGTTCTGCCCCCCGCTCTGCCTGCTCGAGAAACTAACCCCTGGGCTAAAACTCCAGCAGGAGCCCCGGCCTCAGCGCAGCCAG GAAGTAACTGGTCATCTCCTACCCCGGTGATCGTGGTCCCCCCCTCGTCCTCCCCGTCCATGTCCGCCCACAGACGCACGCCATCAGAAGCCGACCGGTGGTTAGAAGAAGTCACCAAGTCGGTCCGAGGCCCGCCGCCCAATCCCATCATGGCGGCCGCCGCGCTCCCCGCCCAGTTCTCCGCCCCTGTGGCGATGCCTGTGGCGTCCGTTCCCTCCGTCGCCCCGGTGGCCTTCATGTCCCCTCTGCCCTCCGCCGTGCCCATGTTGCCCCCCCGCCAGCCCGCCTTCCACGTTCAGGCTCCGGCCTCCTACCCGATGCCCAACGGGCTGCCGTTCCCTCAGCCCAACGTGCCCGTGGTCGGCATCACTCCTTCACAGATGGTGGCGAATGTGTTCGGCTCGGCGACGCAGCCCCAGCCGTTCCCCGTCCCGGCCTCCGCCACGCCCCATCATGATCCCCAGGCCGTCTGTCACATCAGCCCGTTCATCAAACCCCCTCCATCCAACGCAGTGGCCCCCGCTCCCCTCCATCCGTCCAACGGTAGCGTGACCTTTAACGGGGCAGATAACTGGGCGGCGCATTCCCAACTCGCTCCATCCTCCCCGGCCAACCAGCCGCCCATACAGCCGGCGGAAGACATCTTTGAGGCCCAGTGGGCGGCGTTGGAGGGCCGCTCGCGCCAGCGCACCACACCCTCCCCGACAAATCCCTTCTCCACTGAGCTGCACAAGACCTTTGAGATCCAGCTCTGA
- the numb gene encoding protein numb homolog isoform X4 — translation MNKLRQSFRRKKDVYVPESSRPHQWQTDEEAVRSGKCSFAVKYLGHVEVEESRGMHICEDAVKRLKTAGKKPVRAVLWVSADGLRVVDDKTKDLILDQTIEKVSFCAPDRNFERAFSYICRDGTTRRWICHCFMAIKDSGERLSHAVGCAFAACLERKQKREKECGVTATFDANRTTFTREGSFRVTTATEAAEREEVMRQLQDAKKAETDVKVAGNSATSVTNSSAHPTGGSPSPSSSPPLSMASLGPQVIPRRHAPAEALARQGSFRGFPVLSQKTSPFKRQMSLRMNELPSTMQRKSDFPMTNTVPEVEGESDSISSLCTQITSAFSGPPEDPFSSAPMPKPASSPQSPVAPGSNWSSPTPVIVVPPSSSPSMSAHRRTPSEADRWLEEVTKSVRGPPPNPIMAAAALPAQFSAPVAMPVASVPSVAPVAFMSPLPSAVPMLPPRQPAFHVQAPASYPMPNGLPFPQPNVPVVGITPSQMVANVFGSATQPQPFPVPASATPHHDPQAVCHISPFIKPPPSNAVAPAPLHPSNGSVTFNGADNWAAHSQLAPSSPANQPPIQPAEDIFEAQWAALEGRSRQRTTPSPTNPFSTELHKTFEIQL, via the exons ATGAATAAGCTACGGCAGAGCTTCCGCCGGAAGAAAGACGTCTACGTGCCGGAGTCGAGTCGGCCGCACCAGTGGCAGACGGACGAGGAGGCCGTCCGCAGCGGCAAATGTAGCTTTGCGGTCAAG TACCTGGGAcatgtggaggtggaggagtccCGAGGCATGCACATCTGCGAGGATGCAGTGAAGCGGCTTAAGACG GCTGGGAAGAAGCCAGTGCGTGCCGTGTTGTGGGTTTCAGCAGACGGTCTTCGCGTTGTAGACGACAAAACAAAG GACCTGATTCTGGACCAGACAATAGAGAAGGTGTCGTTCTGCGCTCCGGACCGTAACTTTGAGAGGGCGTTCTCCTACATCTGCAGAGACGGCACCACGCGGCGCTGGATCTGCCACTGTTTTATGGCCATTAAGGACTCG GGAGAGCGTCTCAGTCACGCTGTGGGTTGTGCCTTCGCCGCCTGTCTGGAGCGAAAACAGAAACGGGAGAAGGAGTGTGGGGTCACGGCAACCTTCGACGCCAACAGAACCACTTTCACCCGCGAGGGCTCGTTTCGTGTGACGACGGCAACGGAGGCGGCAGAGCGGGAGGAAGTCATGAGGCAGCTACAGGACGCTAAAAAAG CGGAGACAGATGTGAAGGTTGCTGGGAACTCAGCCACCAGTGTGACAAACTCCTCGGCACACCCGACGGGAGGCTCCCCCTCCCCCTcgtcctcccctcctctctccatggCCAGCCTGGGACCCCAGGTGATCCCACGCAGACACGCACCTGCCGAGGCTCTGGCCAGGCAGGGCTCCTTCAGGGGCTTCCCGGTGCTCAGTCAGAAGACCTCTCCCTTCAAACGACAGATGTCACTGCGCATGAACGAGCTGCCCTCCACCATGCAGCGCAAGTCTGACTTCCCCATGACGAACACAG TCCCTGAGGTAGAAGGAGAAAGCGACAGCATTAGCTCGCTGTGCACTCAGATCACCTCGGCGTTCAGCGGACCCCCAGAGGACCCCTTCTCCTCGGCACCAATGCCCAAACCAGCGTCATCCCCTCAGTCTCCTGTAGCACCGG GAAGTAACTGGTCATCTCCTACCCCGGTGATCGTGGTCCCCCCCTCGTCCTCCCCGTCCATGTCCGCCCACAGACGCACGCCATCAGAAGCCGACCGGTGGTTAGAAGAAGTCACCAAGTCGGTCCGAGGCCCGCCGCCCAATCCCATCATGGCGGCCGCCGCGCTCCCCGCCCAGTTCTCCGCCCCTGTGGCGATGCCTGTGGCGTCCGTTCCCTCCGTCGCCCCGGTGGCCTTCATGTCCCCTCTGCCCTCCGCCGTGCCCATGTTGCCCCCCCGCCAGCCCGCCTTCCACGTTCAGGCTCCGGCCTCCTACCCGATGCCCAACGGGCTGCCGTTCCCTCAGCCCAACGTGCCCGTGGTCGGCATCACTCCTTCACAGATGGTGGCGAATGTGTTCGGCTCGGCGACGCAGCCCCAGCCGTTCCCCGTCCCGGCCTCCGCCACGCCCCATCATGATCCCCAGGCCGTCTGTCACATCAGCCCGTTCATCAAACCCCCTCCATCCAACGCAGTGGCCCCCGCTCCCCTCCATCCGTCCAACGGTAGCGTGACCTTTAACGGGGCAGATAACTGGGCGGCGCATTCCCAACTCGCTCCATCCTCCCCGGCCAACCAGCCGCCCATACAGCCGGCGGAAGACATCTTTGAGGCCCAGTGGGCGGCGTTGGAGGGCCGCTCGCGCCAGCGCACCACACCCTCCCCGACAAATCCCTTCTCCACTGAGCTGCACAAGACCTTTGAGATCCAGCTCTGA
- the numb gene encoding protein numb homolog isoform X3: MNKLRQSFRRKKDVYVPESSRPHQWQTDEEAVRSGKCSFAVKYLGHVEVEESRGMHICEDAVKRLKTDRKFFKGFFAKAGKKPVRAVLWVSADGLRVVDDKTKDLILDQTIEKVSFCAPDRNFERAFSYICRDGTTRRWICHCFMAIKDSGERLSHAVGCAFAACLERKQKREKECGVTATFDANRTTFTREGSFRVTTATEAAEREEVMRQLQDAKKAETDVKVAGNSATSVTNSSAHPTGGSPSPSSSPPLSMASLGPQVIPRRHAPAEALARQGSFRGFPVLSQKTSPFKRQMSLRMNELPSTMQRKSDFPMTNTVPEVEGESDSISSLCTQITSAFSGPPEDPFSSAPMPKPASSPQSPVAPGSNWSSPTPVIVVPPSSSPSMSAHRRTPSEADRWLEEVTKSVRGPPPNPIMAAAALPAQFSAPVAMPVASVPSVAPVAFMSPLPSAVPMLPPRQPAFHVQAPASYPMPNGLPFPQPNVPVVGITPSQMVANVFGSATQPQPFPVPASATPHHDPQAVCHISPFIKPPPSNAVAPAPLHPSNGSVTFNGADNWAAHSQLAPSSPANQPPIQPAEDIFEAQWAALEGRSRQRTTPSPTNPFSTELHKTFEIQL, encoded by the exons ATGAATAAGCTACGGCAGAGCTTCCGCCGGAAGAAAGACGTCTACGTGCCGGAGTCGAGTCGGCCGCACCAGTGGCAGACGGACGAGGAGGCCGTCCGCAGCGGCAAATGTAGCTTTGCGGTCAAG TACCTGGGAcatgtggaggtggaggagtccCGAGGCATGCACATCTGCGAGGATGCAGTGAAGCGGCTTAAGACG GACAGGAAATTCTTCAAAGGATTCTTTGCAAAA GCTGGGAAGAAGCCAGTGCGTGCCGTGTTGTGGGTTTCAGCAGACGGTCTTCGCGTTGTAGACGACAAAACAAAG GACCTGATTCTGGACCAGACAATAGAGAAGGTGTCGTTCTGCGCTCCGGACCGTAACTTTGAGAGGGCGTTCTCCTACATCTGCAGAGACGGCACCACGCGGCGCTGGATCTGCCACTGTTTTATGGCCATTAAGGACTCG GGAGAGCGTCTCAGTCACGCTGTGGGTTGTGCCTTCGCCGCCTGTCTGGAGCGAAAACAGAAACGGGAGAAGGAGTGTGGGGTCACGGCAACCTTCGACGCCAACAGAACCACTTTCACCCGCGAGGGCTCGTTTCGTGTGACGACGGCAACGGAGGCGGCAGAGCGGGAGGAAGTCATGAGGCAGCTACAGGACGCTAAAAAAG CGGAGACAGATGTGAAGGTTGCTGGGAACTCAGCCACCAGTGTGACAAACTCCTCGGCACACCCGACGGGAGGCTCCCCCTCCCCCTcgtcctcccctcctctctccatggCCAGCCTGGGACCCCAGGTGATCCCACGCAGACACGCACCTGCCGAGGCTCTGGCCAGGCAGGGCTCCTTCAGGGGCTTCCCGGTGCTCAGTCAGAAGACCTCTCCCTTCAAACGACAGATGTCACTGCGCATGAACGAGCTGCCCTCCACCATGCAGCGCAAGTCTGACTTCCCCATGACGAACACAG TCCCTGAGGTAGAAGGAGAAAGCGACAGCATTAGCTCGCTGTGCACTCAGATCACCTCGGCGTTCAGCGGACCCCCAGAGGACCCCTTCTCCTCGGCACCAATGCCCAAACCAGCGTCATCCCCTCAGTCTCCTGTAGCACCGG GAAGTAACTGGTCATCTCCTACCCCGGTGATCGTGGTCCCCCCCTCGTCCTCCCCGTCCATGTCCGCCCACAGACGCACGCCATCAGAAGCCGACCGGTGGTTAGAAGAAGTCACCAAGTCGGTCCGAGGCCCGCCGCCCAATCCCATCATGGCGGCCGCCGCGCTCCCCGCCCAGTTCTCCGCCCCTGTGGCGATGCCTGTGGCGTCCGTTCCCTCCGTCGCCCCGGTGGCCTTCATGTCCCCTCTGCCCTCCGCCGTGCCCATGTTGCCCCCCCGCCAGCCCGCCTTCCACGTTCAGGCTCCGGCCTCCTACCCGATGCCCAACGGGCTGCCGTTCCCTCAGCCCAACGTGCCCGTGGTCGGCATCACTCCTTCACAGATGGTGGCGAATGTGTTCGGCTCGGCGACGCAGCCCCAGCCGTTCCCCGTCCCGGCCTCCGCCACGCCCCATCATGATCCCCAGGCCGTCTGTCACATCAGCCCGTTCATCAAACCCCCTCCATCCAACGCAGTGGCCCCCGCTCCCCTCCATCCGTCCAACGGTAGCGTGACCTTTAACGGGGCAGATAACTGGGCGGCGCATTCCCAACTCGCTCCATCCTCCCCGGCCAACCAGCCGCCCATACAGCCGGCGGAAGACATCTTTGAGGCCCAGTGGGCGGCGTTGGAGGGCCGCTCGCGCCAGCGCACCACACCCTCCCCGACAAATCCCTTCTCCACTGAGCTGCACAAGACCTTTGAGATCCAGCTCTGA